A segment of the Mycobacteriales bacterium genome:
CGAGCAGCGTGTGCAGGCCGGGGACGGCGGCGTTGATCTCGGCCATGAGGTGCGGGTACCGCGTCAGGTCCTGGAGCACGAGCGGCTCGCGGGTGCGCAGCACCTCGCCGAGCGAGGAGTCGCCGACCGGCCACTCCGCCCCGACCAGCCCGGCCGGCAGCCCCTCGACGGAGACGATGCGCGCGGTGCCGCCCTCGGCGGCGACGAAGCCGGCCGCGCTCGCGTCGACCAGCTCGCGCGCCGAGTGGCAGATCCGGGCGAGGACGGCGTCCACGTCGAGGTCGGCGTTGAGCTCGCCGACGAGCGCGGCCAGCCGCTCGACCCGGCTCGCCCGCTCGGCGAGCGCCCGCTGCGCCTCGGCCTGGCGCCGTACCGTCCGGGCGATGGTCTCGCCGACGAGCACGCAGACGGGGATCGCGACGCTCACCGACGAGATCGACGCCTTGGGGACGTGCGTGAGCGTGAGCGGGACGACGTACGCCACCGCGGCGACGGGGGCGAGCAGCCACGACATGCGCGGCGGGTGCGCGATGCCGACCCAGACGAAGATCACGACGAAGTAGACGGCGTAGCTGTACGCGCTGACGCCGCCGTAGCGGTTCGAGACGGCGATGAGCGCGAAGCCGAGCAGGCCGAGCACGAGCGACGCGCGCGGGTGCCACCGCTGCCACGGCAGCAGCAGGTACGACACGGCGCCGGTGCCGAGCGCGATCAGCCCGATCGCGTTGAGCAGCGCGATGTCCAGCAGCTCGCTGCCGGGCAGGTAGTTGTTGACGACGGTGAACGCGCCGGCCGCCATGAGGAGCAGCCCGGCGGTCCGGCCGCCGTTGCCTGGGGTGGCGGACGCCATGCGGTGAGTATCGGGCGCGCTCGGCGCCGATGTGGGGGGATCGCCGGAATGTCCCGGTTCGCCGGGTGTCGCGGCGGCGGCAGGAGCGGGGGAGCGCGGCGGCGAAGCAACGGAGCGTAGGTCCCTCGCCCCTCACCGGAGGAACGCCGTGCGCGTCCGTCCCACGCCCGCCACCGGCCTCGCGCTCGCCGCGCTCGCCGGCCTCGCCGCCGCCGCGCTGTCCGCGCCGCCGAACGCCCTCCCCACGAGCGCCTCGAAGCGCCCGGAGAAGGCGACGGTCAAGAGCTTCCCGGTGTACGACGCCAAGGGCCGCAAGACCGGCACCGCGAAGTGGCGGCTGACCAAGGCCGGCGGCAACTGCTGCGAGGTCCTCGTCACGACGACCCGCAGCGGCCGGATCATCGAGTTCGGCGGGACGTACCCGATCTACTCCGACGACCGCGGCGTGACCTGGACCGAGATCGCGCCGGCCGTGCCGAGCACGTCGAAGATCCCGAACCCCGGCCCCCGGCAGATCGCGGGCGGCGAGGGCACCGTCGTGCAGGCGCCCGGCGGCGACATCCTCGGCATCGGCTGGGACCCGTACAGCGGCGACCGCCTCCAGTCCTTCTTCTACAGCGCCAAGGAGAAGAAGTGGTTCTACAACGAGGCGCCCCTGCACGAGCCGTTCTACGACCGTGAGTGGGTCGCGGTCGCCAAGGGCCCGATCACGATCAACGGCACCACGTACCCGTGGGTGGCGCTCGTCCTGAGCAACGCCAACCGCGAGTTCGTGCTGATGAGCACCGACGGCATCAACTACTTCACGCCCACCCAGCGCGACCTCGACGCGGTCCGCAACACGCGGGTGAACTCCTACCTGCCGGTCAAGAGCGACCCGGACCTCGACTACACGCAGGAGCAGGCGCAGACCGGGCTCGCGGCGCTGCCGCAGGGCGCGCTGTCGTTCGACCACGCGCAGGGGTGCAAGACGCAGATCTTCACCGCCGCCGGCTCGTGGTCGTGCTTCACGCTGCCGAACGAGCACGAGCTCGAGGGCCCGCTGCACGCCGACTCGCGCGGCTGGCTGCACGAGGTCGTCGCCGACGGCTCGGACGTCGTCTACCGGCTGTCGAAGGACGGCGGGCGGCGCTGGACCGAGCGGACGTTCCACTACCCGGGCGAGCCGATCGTCAACGGCAGCGACGCGACGTACGACTTCAAGGTCAACGGCAAGCTGGGCATCGCCGTCGTCGCCTCGCACGCCCGCAAGGCGAACGGCACGTTCCAGGACATGGTCATGAAGATCGACGTCCGCACGCCGACGCCGAAGCTGGAGAAGACCTACTTCGTGGGCGCCGGCAACTTCGCGTCGAGCGTCGGCCTCGACCCGCTCACGCTGGTGAGCGGCAAGAGCAACCGCGTCGACTTCACGTCGGTGGCGATCCTGCCGGACGGCAAGATCGTCGTGTCGTTCGCGGACAAGACCTACGACGACCCGGCGGTCGCGGTCCTGCTGTAGGCCCCGCAACGCCCGAAGGGCCGCCTCCCCGTTGCGCGGGAGGCGGCCCTTCGTGCGTGCGGAGCGGGCTAGCCGATCGTCCAGCGGTCCAGGCAGACCAGGTTGCCGGTGGCGCCGGCGCGGTGCGTGCCGAGCACGACCAGCTTCACCGTGTGCACCTGGTCGGAGAGGCCGGTGACGGTGCGGCGGACGTTGTACGCGGTGGTCGCCGCCCAGTTGTCGTACGTCGCCTTGAGGACGCCGTCGACGTAGAGCGACGCCTTGCCGCGGTTCGGGCCGGTGCTGGTCCACCACGAGATCGACGTGCCGCGGAACTGGAGGGTCGCCTGCTCGTTCGCCAGGTCCGCGACCGCGAGGAACCCGCCCGACGCCGCCGACACCGGCGCGGAGCGCCAGGAGTAGGTGAGCGTCGGGTTGGCGGTCAGCGTGCTGCCGACCTTGACCGCGTCGAACGACACGAACGTCCCCGTGCCCTTCGTGCTGCCCTTCTTGCCGGTGGCCACGACGCGCAGCTTGTGCGTGGCCGCGGTCAGCCCCACGATCGGGCGCGGCACGCGGTAGGTCGTGGTGGCCGCGTAGTTGTTGACCGTCGCCCGCTTGACGCCGTCGACGTAGACGTCGGCGGTGCCCTGGTTCGGGCCGGTCACCGTGTACCAGGTGACCGCCGTGCCGGCGAACGTGTACGCGACCGCGGCGTTCGGGAAGTGCTCGGTGACGTAGGTCGAGCCGAGCGCCGCCGATGTCGGCACCGCGCGCCAGGTGTAGCGGGCGGACGGGCTGACCTCCTGCACCGTGGTGGCCGCGCGGAACGCCGTCGTCTTGGTGGCGACCGCGTTGCCCGCCACGTCGGCGACGGTCGGGGCCGCGGCCGGGTTGACGACCGCGGTGTAGTGCTGGCCCGCGACGAGCGCGGACTTCGGCTTGAGCGCCGCCGTGCGGACGGCGCCGCTGGCGCAGTCGACCGCGGCGTTGCCGGCGTCGGCGCAGGTGACGGTCGCCGGCAGGTTGGTGACGGTCGAGGCGACGCGGAGCACGAACGACGCCGCGCTCACGCCGTGCACGGCCTCGCCGAACGTCGCGACGACCGGGCCGTTGAGCGCGGCCGGCGCGGTGACGGTGACGAGCGGCGCGATGATGTCGATCGTCCAGCCGTACGTCGTCTGCGCGGTGTTGCCCGCCGCGTCCGTCGCGGTGACGACCAGGCTGTGCGCGCCCGGCACGAGCGAGGAGTACGACTGGCCGTCGGCGCAGGCGGTCGCGGTCGCGCCGTCGAGCGCGCAGGTGAACGTCACCAGCGCCTCCGTGTCGGTGATCCCGAACGTCGCGGTCGTGGCCTTGGTGACCGCCGCCGGGCCGGTGACGCTCGGGGCCGGCGGCGGGGTGGCGTCGACCGTCCACGCCCACGGCGTGGCACCGGACTCGTTGGTGGCGGCGTCGCGGCCGAGGACGGCGAGCGTGTGCGCGCCGTCGGCGAGCGAGGCCGTCGAGAACGACGAGCCGCAGTCGGCGTAGTCGCCGCCGTCGACCGAGCAGCGGAGCTGCGTCGCGTCGTGCGCGTCGAACGTGAACGACCCGACGGCCACCTTCGTGACCGCGGCCGGGCCGGTGAGGATCGACGGCGGCGTCGGCGCGGTGGTGTCGACGGTCCACGCGAACTGCGTGGCCGACGCGGTGTTGCCGGCCGCGTCGCTCGCCTTCACGTCGAACGTGTGCGGGGCCTCGCTGAACGACGAGTAGGACGGGGCGGTGGTGCAGGCCTCGTACGCGCCGCCGTCGAGCGAGCAGGTGAGCGTCGCGTCCGGGTCGGCCTCGTAGACCGCGAACGTCGCGGTGGTGGCGTTGGTGATCGTGGCCGGGCCGGTCGTCACCGACGGCGCCGGGGGCGGCGTGGTGTCGACGGTCCAGGCGCCGCTCGTGGGGGCGCTCTCGTTGCCGGCGCCGTCGACCGCGACGACGTCGACCGTGTGGCCGCCGTCGGCGAGGCCGGTGAGCGACAGCGGCGAGGTGCAGGCGGTCGCGGTGGCGCCGTCGACCGCGCAGCGGAACGTCGTGCCGGCCTCGGTGTCGCCGAACGTCAGCGTCGCCGACGTGGCCTGCGTCGTGCCGGACGGCACGCCGGACAGCGACGGCGCGGGCGGCGCCGTGAGGTCGATCGTCCACGCGGCGCTGGTGGCGTTGCCGATGAGGGAGCCGCTGCGGGCGCGGACCCGGAACGTGTGGGCGCCCGCGGCCAGCGACGAGTACGTCTTCGGGCTGGCGCAGGTGCCGTAGGCGGTCCCGTCGAGCGCGCACTGGAACGTCACGCCGGACATGGCGTCCGTGAACGCGAACGTCGCCGTCCGCGCGTTCGTCAGCGCGGGCGGCTTGCTGGTGATCGTCGGCGCCGGCGGCTTCTTCTTCGCGGCGGCCCCCGCCGTGCCGGCCAGCGGGCCGGCGACGAGGGCGGCCGCGCCGAAGGCGGCGGCGGAGCGGAGCAGTACGCGGCGAGTCGGCATCCGGTCCCCTGCGAGAAGTGGCGAGGTGGGTCCCCCGTGGGCCGAGCCGGCCCGGGTGTTCCGCCGAGTCTGCCCAGGCGAGTCCGCGTCTGTCCGGCGAACGGCCGAGAAAGTTCACCCGTCCGGGTGTGTGGCGACGTGTCCGCAGGAGCGGGACCGCGGCGCGCCGAACGTTGCGGGCATGCGACCCCTCACCCGCCTCCTCGGCTACGCCGCCGCCGTCGCGCTGGCCGCCTCGGCCCTCGCCGGCACCTCGGCCGCCGCGCCCGCCCGTGCCGGCGACGACGCCGTCGTCGTGGCCGTCATCGACTCCGGCTTCTCGCCGTACCACTGGGACTTCCTCGCGTCGAAGATGCCGCAGGCACGGACCGCCACGAAGGCGGACGACCTGCCGCTCGACCGGGCGCCGCACACCTGGCTGCGCGGCTTCCCGGAGCCGTCGGCGTTCGGGACGTACGCGCCGCTGCGGCTGAGCCTCGACGGCCGCAACGCGAAGACGTCCCAGGCGAAGCTGTTCCAGCGGGACGCCCGCGCGTGGGACTCGGTCGAGGGGAGCAACCGCTCGGACACGTCGTACTACTGGCTGCCGGGCACGAAGGTGATCGGCGCGATGTCGTTCGGCTCCGGCACCGACACCCCGATCTGGGGCGCCGGGGCGGTCGAGCACGGCATGGGCACCACCACCGTCTCCGTCGGCAACGTGCACGGCACCTGCCCCGAGTGCCTGCTGGTGTTCCTCCAGGCGAACGGCGACGACCAGTACGAGGCCGCCATCGAGTGGGCGCTGCGGCAGCCGTGGATCGACGCGATCAGCAACTCGTACGGCGTCTCGGCGACCGGCGTCCTCCGCGACCGGGTCTACGCCGGCTCCGACACGGCGTTGCAGAAGACGGCGACCGAGCGCGGCAAGACCGTCTTCTTCTCCTCCGGCAACGGCGTGATGAACGACTTCGTCACCCCCAACACCACGCTGCTGTCCTCGCAGGAGGGCCCGGACTGGCTGGTCACGGTCGGCGCCACCGACCCGGCCGACGTCGACTACCCCGGCGCGGGCAAGCCGGCCGACATCGCGGGCATCGGCACCGCCTACCCTTCCGGCTACGGCTCCACGACCGTGAGCGACGGCGCCGACTTCAGCGGCACCTCCAACGCCACGCCCACCATCGCCGGCACGTACGCCCGCGCGCTGTGGCTGGCCCGGGACGCCCTGTCCGGCCCGTCGCGGGTCCAGAGCGGCGGCGTCGTGGCCCGGGGCGGCCGGTACGCGTGCGGCGCCAAGCGGCGCGCCTGCGAGCTCGGCGACGGCGTGCTCACGCGGACCGAGCTGGAACGCCGCCTGTTCCAGGGCGCCACGCCGACCACCGGCGGCTTCGCCGGGCGCCGCAGGGTGCCGTCCAGCATCCTCGGCGTCGTCCCGGTCCCGCCGCCCGTCGGCGGCACGCCGGTGCCGTTCGTGACCACGCCGCCGGTCGCCGACAGCCGCCGGTTCTCCGAGGGGTACGGCACCTACCGCGCCCGCCTCGACGGGACCGCGAAGTGGCTCAAGGAGTTCGAGACGAGGTTCTGGGGGCCGCTGCGCGGCACCGCCCCGGCGCCGGCCCGGCCGGCGGGGGACACCGAGTGGTTCCGCGTCGACTCGTGGTGCCGCCAGCACGTGTGGGGCACCTGGCGCGGCGGCGCGTACCTCGACGAGACGAGGACGCCGCTCCCGCTGCCCGACCCGGCGACGCCGTCGCGCAACGCCTACCAGGCCGGCTGCAACGCGCTGACCCGCCCACCGGTCTAGCGACCCCGGACACGCGACGAGGCCCCCGCCTGCCGGCGTGGGGCCTCGTCGTTCGTGGGCGATAGTGGTGTCGAACCACTGGCCTCTACCGTGTCAAGGTAGCGCTCTCCCGCTGAGCTAATCGCCCGAGGCGGAGGCGAGAATCGAACTCGCGTACAGGGCTTTGCAGGCCCTTGCCTAAGCCACTCGGCCACTCCGCCAGCTCGAGACCCGGAGGCCCCGCTTCGTACAACGACCCCCCGCGCGACGTGCGCCCGGGGGGCATCTCGTACGGCGTGGAGTATGCCACAACGCCGCCCACCGCACCCTCCGCGGGCCGGCTGTCACGGTATCTGCGGCGACGCGCCGAAGGATTGCGGCCGGTCGAGCGTAAACCGGGCGTCGGACGAGGTGGACGACGGCTCCCGGCCCCTTTCGGGGTCCGGGACACCGTTGCCCGTCCTCGCCCGGCTGCCGCGCGGCGTGCCGTTACCGCGTGGAGGCAGGCCGGTCGCCAGGCCGCCCGGTCCCGAGGTGGGCGACAGGGAGGAGGTGTTGTGGAATGAAGGTCGTACGTGCTCTCGTGCTGGGCGGTGCGGTCGTCGCGGCGCTCGCCGCGACCCCGGCCAACGCTCAGACAGTGCCCGGTTGCGACACGGTGCAGACAGTGCCGTCGTCGATCGGTGTGACACTCGGTGTCACACTGGACTGCTCCGGCAGTGGCAGTGCGGTCTCCGTGGCGACAGTCCCTGGTTGCGAGCTGATCCAGACAGTCGCCAGCGAGATCGCGACAGTGCCCTGCTCGTAGTAGGTCACCCACGACGGTGAGAGCCGTCGGAGCCGGGAGTCACGACCAGCGCGCGGTCCCGACCACCCCGGCCGCGGCGGGCGCCACCGCCCTCACCACCCACGACAGGAACGTCCCGAGGCACGGGGACGGCGACGTCGTCCGAGGGCCGCCGTCCGCCACCCCGTCCGGCCCGCGGTATCAGCAGCCGCGGCCGCGACGGCCACCACCGCCCCGCGTCCCCACGCCCCGGGCCGTCCCTACCGCCCCAGGAGTAGCAGCACGATGAGCACCGCCACGCCCACGCTGCCCCGGACCCCCCGGCCCGGCGCGCGCGACGATGTCGAGGCGATGATCGGCGACACGCCGCTCGTCCGGCTGCGCCGGATGTTCCCGGCCGACGGTCCGGCCGTCTACCTCAAGCTCGAGCAGTTCAACCCGGGCGGCAGCGTCAAGGACCGCACCGCGCTCGGCATCATCCGCCACGCCGAGGAGACCGGCGTGCTGCGGCCCGGCATGACGATCGTGGAGAGCTCGTCCGGCAACACCGCGATCGGGCTGTCGCTGCTCGCGCAGTCGCGCGGCTACCACGTCGTCGCGATCTGCGACCGGCACCTGCCGGCGGTCAAGCGGGCGCGGCTGCGCGCGTTCGGCGCCGACGTCGTGTTCCTGCCGGACACGCCGCCGGGCATGGACACCGTGCAGCTGCGCATCCGTCTCGCCGAGCACCTGGCGAACGTGCTCCCGGACGCGGTGACGCTCGGCCAGTACTCGAGCCCGGGCAACGCGCGGATCCACTACGAGACCACCGGCGCCGAGATCTGGCGCGACACCGGCGGGCATGTGTCCGCCCTCGTCGCCGCGGTCGGCACCTGCGGCACGATCACCGGCGCCGGGCGGTACCTGAAGGAGCGCGACCCGTCGGTCTCCGTCGTCGGCGTGGAGCCGGTGGGCTCGGTCGTGTTCGGCGGCGACCACGGGACCTACCTCGTCCAGGGCGGCGGCCTCAGCTTCGTGCCGAGCATCTTCGACGGCGGCGTCGTCGACACCGGCATCAAGGTCGACGACGCGACGACGTTCGGCTGCGTGCGCGACACGGCGTTGCGCGAGGGGTGGCTGCTCGGCGGCACCGGCGGGCTGGTCGTCGCCGGCATCCAGCGGATCGCCGAGCGGTACGGCCCGGACGACACCGTCGTCGGGATCGTCGCGGACTCGGGGGACCGGTACGTCGAGACGCTGTTCGACGAGGACTGGATGGCGGGCCACGCGGCCGGCGCCGCGCCGGTGTCCGCGTGGGCGGCCCACCCGGCGACCGCCGCGCTGACGCAGGCGCTCGGCTGCAGCGTCAACGCCGTCCCGGCCGACCCGGGGCCGGCGCTCGCGGAGTTCTGCCACACGATCGGGTTCGACCCGGCCGGGCTGCCGGTGCCGCCGGAGGGTGCCGCGTGAGCGGGTACCTCCTCCTCCACTACGACGAGTTCCACACGCCGCTCGGGCTCGTCTCGCCGCTGCTCACCGGCGACGGCCCGCGCGTCGTGCTGCACGTCCGCGTCGACGACGCCGACGACGGCGGCGCGGCGCCCGCCGAGGGCTGGGTGCGGGAGCACGTCGACGCGCGGGACGAGTTCGCCGCCGGGTACCTCACCCGCGCGGTCAAGGCGAACGCCGTGTACGAGGGCGGCTACTACCTCTCCGCCGCGCTGTCCCGCCCGCTGCTCGCCGCGGTGTGCGCGCGCTCGCTGCGCGAGCGCGGCATCGGCGTGCTGGTCCACGGCTTCGCCGGCAACGACCAGCTCCGCTTCGAGATGGCGGTGCAGGCGCTCGCGCCGGAGACGACGATCGTGTCGGTCGCCAGCCTGCTCGGCAGCCAGAACGACCGCAACGGCGACGGCTACACCGTCAGCACCAACCTCTGGGGCCGCAGCGTCGAGGCCGGCCCGCTCGCCGACCCCGCGACCCGCCCGCCCGCCGAGGTGTTCGAGCGCGCCGGGGCGGGGTTCGCCACCGACGTGCCCGCCGCGCTGCACACGGTGTCGTTCGAGCGAGGCGTGCCGGTGGCGTTCGACGGCGTCGCGAGCGGGCTGCCGGACCTGCTGCGCCGGGTGGAGGCGGCCGCGCGGCCGCACGGCTTCGGCTACACCGACCTGGTCGAGGACGGCGCGATCGCGCTGAAGACCCGTGCGGTCTACGAGTCGCCCGCCGCGATCGTGCTCGTCGCCGCGCACCGCGACCTGGAGCGCCTCGTCGCGACGCGCGCGCAGAACCGGTTCAAGGCGCTGGTCGACCAGGCGTGGGCCGAGCTGGTCTACGACGGCTACTGGTTCGACGCGCAGCGGGAGAGCCTGGACGCGTACGTCGACAGCGTGAACCGCTGGGTCACCGGCGACGTCGACCTGCTGTTCCGGCCCGGCGGCGTGCACGTCGTCGGCCGCCGGTCCCCGCACGGCCTCTACGGCGAGGCCGAGTCCATCTACCGCTTCGGCCAGGACTTCGGCGCGCGCGAGGCGACCGCGGTCGCCTCCTCGCTGTCGGCCCACATGCGCGCGTCGGTCCGGCGCGGCGCCACCGCACGAGAGAACGGGAACCCCCGATGGAACGCCTGATGTGCCCTCCGACGTACTTCGACGTCGAGTACAGCATCAACCCCTGGATGGACGTCGCGGTGCCGGTGGACAAGGCGCTCGCGGCCGACCAGTGGCAGCACCTCTACGACACGCTGGTCGAGCTCGGCGACACGATCCACCTGGTGGACGCGGCGCCGGGGCTGCCGGACATGACGTTCTCCGGCGACGCCGGGATGGTGTGGCAGCGGACGTTCGTGCCGAGCAACTTCCGCCACCCGGAGCGGCAGGGCGAGGTCGCGCACTACCTGCCGTGGTTCGAGGCGAACGGCTACGCGATCCGGCCGATGCCGGACGACGTGGTGTTCGAGGGCCTCGGCGACGTGGTGTTCCACAACGCGCGCGCGTTCGTCGGCCACGGCATCCGCTCCGACGAGCGGGCGATCGAGGTGCTCGGCGAGGTCGTGCCGCGGCTCGAGGTGCTCGGCTCGCTGGAGATCGTCGACGACCACTACTTCCACCTCGCGATGGCGCTCGGGTTCGTCGACGACGACACGGTCGTCTACTACCCGCCGGCGTTCACGCCCGAGTCCGAGGTCGTGATCCAGAAGGCGGTCGCGAACGCGATCCCGGTCTCGGCGGAGGACGCGAACACGTTCTTCGCCTGCAACAACCTCGTCATCGGCGACACCGTCCTCATCGACGACTGCACGCCGGCGCTGCGCGAGGACCTCGGTGCGTACGGCTACCGCGTCCGCACCGTCCCCATGTCGGAGTTCAAGAAGAGCGGCGGGTCGCTGCGGTGCCTCGTCCTCAGCTTCATGTGACGGCGCGCTAGCGCAGGGAGGGCGGGCACGATGAAGGTCCTGGGGGTCAACGCGGTCTACCACGAGACGTCGGCGGCGCTCGTCGTCGACGGCGAGGTCGTGGCCGCGGTCGAGGAGGAGCGGTTCAACCGGCGCAAGCACGGCGCGGAGGCCCGCGTCGACAACGCCGACGAGCTGCCGCTGGAGTCGATCCGCTACTGCCTCGGCGCGGCCGGCGTGACGGCGGCCGAGCTCGACGCGGTCTGCTACTCGTTCGACCCGGCGGCACGCCGGCGGCGCAACCAGCTCGACCCGTACGCGGTGCCGGGGAGCTGGGGCAGCCTCGACGGCGAGGCGGCGTTCCTCGCCGGCCTGGGCCGCGTCGAGCGGGCGCTGTCGGACGCGCTCGGCGAGCCGGTCGGCGACCGGCTGCGCTGGGTCCCGCACCACCTCGCGCACGCCGCGTCGAGCTACTACGCGTCGCCGTTCGACGAGGCCGCGATCCTCGTCGCCGACGGCATCGGCGAGTACGACTCGACGCTGCTCGCGTACGGCTCGGGCGGGCGGATCACGCCGGTGCGGACGTTCTCGTTCCCGGATTCGCTCGGCTTCCTCTGGGAGCGGCTCAGCGCGTTCCTCGGCTTCTCCGAGTACGACGCCTGCAAGGTCATGGGCCTGGCCGGCTACGGCGACCCGCGGCGGTACGAGGACCTCATGGCGAAGATCGTGCGCGTCGAGCCGGGGGCGTTCGCGGTCGACGACAACATCACGCAGTTCCGGCAGCCGGTGTCGGAGGAGCTGGCCCGGCTGTTCGGCCCGCTGCCGTCGCGCATCGGCCGGGTGCACGAGGACGTCGCCGCCGCGCTCCAGCACGCCACGAACGAGATCGTGCTCTCGCTCGCCCGCAGCCTCTACGACGCCCGTCCCACGCGCGGCCTCTGCCTCGCCGGCGGCGTGGCGCTGAACTGCACCGCGAACTGGGTGCTCAAGGAGAACGGCCCGCACGAGGAGGTCTACGTCCCGAGCGCGCCGCACGACGCGGGCACCGCGGTCGGCGCGGCCCTGCACGAGTACCACCGGGTCCGCCCGCGGGACGCGGTGCGGGTGCGGGCCGGCGCGTCGCCGTACACCGGCCCGGAGTTCGGCGACGCGGAGGTCCTCGCGGCCGTCGAGCGGCACGGGCTGACGGCGGCCCGGCTCGACGACGCGCCGGCCGAGGCGGCCCGGCGGATCGCCGCGGGCGAGGTCGTCGGCTGGTTCCAGGGCCGCATGGAGTTCGGCCCGCGCGCGCTCGGCAACCGCTCGCTGCTCGCCGACCCGCGCGACCCGTACATGCGCGACAAGCTCAACGTGAAGGTCAAGCACCGCGAGCCGTTCCGGCCGTTCGCGCCCAGTGTGCTCGCCGAGCGGGCCGCGGAGTGGCTCGAGCTGGGCCGCCCGTCGGACAGCTACGAGTACATGCTCTACGCCTGCCCGGTGCGCGAGGAGGTCGCCGACCGGATCCCCGCCGTCCTCCACGTCGACGGCACGGCGCGGGTGCAGCTCGTGACGGCCGGGAGCAACGCGCGGTACCACGCGCTGATCTCGGCGTTCCACGCGCTGACCGGCGTGCCGGTCGTGCTGAACACGTCGTTCAACGACTCCGAGCCGATCGTCTGCACGCCGGACGACGCGATCGCGACGTTCCTCAAGACCGACATCGACGCGCTGTTCCTCGGCGACCACCTGGTGACGAAGCGATGACGACCAGCGCGGAGCGGCCGGTGCTCGCCGCCGCGACGGAGTTCGCCGACCACGGGTGGGTCGACTCCGTCGCCGCGGCCGAGGGCCGCTTCGTGCTGCGCAACGCGCGCGGTCGCTGGGACGTGCGCTGCGACGGTGGCGGTCCGGCCGCCGCGCTCACGCGGCTGCGGCCCGAGTCGGCGGTCGAGGTGAGCGGCCGGCTGGAGCCGGGGGAGGGCGGCGCGGCCGTCGTCCGCTGCGCGCGCCTCGACGTGCGCAACCTCGCGGAGCCGCTGCCGTTCACCCCGGCCACCCGCGAGGCGGCGCCCGCCGACGTGCGCGCGCGGTACCGGTACCTGGAGCTCCGCGACGACGCGGTGCGCGAGCTGCTCGTCGCCCGGCACCGCGCGGTGCACGCGCTGTCCTGCCACCTGGCCGACCTCGGCTTCGTCTCCGTCGAGACGCCCCTGCTGGCCGTGCCGTCCGGGAGCGGCGCGCGGGAGTTCACCGTGCGCGGCACCGGCGACGTCGAGTACGCGCTGCCGCAGTCGGCGCAGGTCTACGGCCACCTGCTCGTCGCCGGCGGCGTCGAGCGGTACTACCAGCTCTCCCGGTGCTTCCGCGACGAGGACCTCCGCGCCAACCGGCAGCCGGAGTTCACCCAGCTCCACCTGGAGCAGGCGTTCGCGACGACCGACGACGTCGTGCGGGTCGTCGAGGGGGCGGTGGTGGCGGCGTTCGCGGCGTGCGGGCGCCCGGTCGCGACACCGTTCCCGCGGCTCACCTACGACGACTGCGTCGCGCGCTACGGCACCGACACCCCGGACCTGCGGCACGAGCCGCTGTTCCGCGTGCTGCCGTGCCGGCTCGACCGCCGCCGGGAGGGGCCGGCCGACCTGTTCTCGGTCGCGCCCGCCGACGGCGTGGAGCTCACCGCCGACGACTGGGCGGCCGTCGCGCGCGCAGGCGACCGCGCCGGCTGCCGGCTCGCCGGCTACGCGCCGGCCGGCGCGCCGGACCCGGACGAGGCGGCGCTGGCGTTCCCCGCGCTGCGCGTGGCGCTCGACCTCGCCGACGCGCCGTTCCCCGGCTGCGTCGCGGTCCTCGCCGGGCCGGCCGCCCGTGCCGCGAAGGTGTGCCGCGCGGTCTACACCGCCTCGCTCGCGCACCCGGCGCCCGGCGGGCCGCGGCCGGC
Coding sequences within it:
- a CDS encoding S8/S53 family peptidase → MRPLTRLLGYAAAVALAASALAGTSAAAPARAGDDAVVVAVIDSGFSPYHWDFLASKMPQARTATKADDLPLDRAPHTWLRGFPEPSAFGTYAPLRLSLDGRNAKTSQAKLFQRDARAWDSVEGSNRSDTSYYWLPGTKVIGAMSFGSGTDTPIWGAGAVEHGMGTTTVSVGNVHGTCPECLLVFLQANGDDQYEAAIEWALRQPWIDAISNSYGVSATGVLRDRVYAGSDTALQKTATERGKTVFFSSGNGVMNDFVTPNTTLLSSQEGPDWLVTVGATDPADVDYPGAGKPADIAGIGTAYPSGYGSTTVSDGADFSGTSNATPTIAGTYARALWLARDALSGPSRVQSGGVVARGGRYACGAKRRACELGDGVLTRTELERRLFQGATPTTGGFAGRRRVPSSILGVVPVPPPVGGTPVPFVTTPPVADSRRFSEGYGTYRARLDGTAKWLKEFETRFWGPLRGTAPAPARPAGDTEWFRVDSWCRQHVWGTWRGGAYLDETRTPLPLPDPATPSRNAYQAGCNALTRPPV
- a CDS encoding cysteine synthase family protein gives rise to the protein MSTATPTLPRTPRPGARDDVEAMIGDTPLVRLRRMFPADGPAVYLKLEQFNPGGSVKDRTALGIIRHAEETGVLRPGMTIVESSSGNTAIGLSLLAQSRGYHVVAICDRHLPAVKRARLRAFGADVVFLPDTPPGMDTVQLRIRLAEHLANVLPDAVTLGQYSSPGNARIHYETTGAEIWRDTGGHVSALVAAVGTCGTITGAGRYLKERDPSVSVVGVEPVGSVVFGGDHGTYLVQGGGLSFVPSIFDGGVVDTGIKVDDATTFGCVRDTALREGWLLGGTGGLVVAGIQRIAERYGPDDTVVGIVADSGDRYVETLFDEDWMAGHAAGAAPVSAWAAHPATAALTQALGCSVNAVPADPGPALAEFCHTIGFDPAGLPVPPEGAA
- a CDS encoding argininosuccinate synthase domain-containing protein, producing MSGYLLLHYDEFHTPLGLVSPLLTGDGPRVVLHVRVDDADDGGAAPAEGWVREHVDARDEFAAGYLTRAVKANAVYEGGYYLSAALSRPLLAAVCARSLRERGIGVLVHGFAGNDQLRFEMAVQALAPETTIVSVASLLGSQNDRNGDGYTVSTNLWGRSVEAGPLADPATRPPAEVFERAGAGFATDVPAALHTVSFERGVPVAFDGVASGLPDLLRRVEAAARPHGFGYTDLVEDGAIALKTRAVYESPAAIVLVAAHRDLERLVATRAQNRFKALVDQAWAELVYDGYWFDAQRESLDAYVDSVNRWVTGDVDLLFRPGGVHVVGRRSPHGLYGEAESIYRFGQDFGAREATAVASSLSAHMRASVRRGATARENGNPRWNA
- a CDS encoding arginine deiminase-related protein, whose product is MCPPTYFDVEYSINPWMDVAVPVDKALAADQWQHLYDTLVELGDTIHLVDAAPGLPDMTFSGDAGMVWQRTFVPSNFRHPERQGEVAHYLPWFEANGYAIRPMPDDVVFEGLGDVVFHNARAFVGHGIRSDERAIEVLGEVVPRLEVLGSLEIVDDHYFHLAMALGFVDDDTVVYYPPAFTPESEVVIQKAVANAIPVSAEDANTFFACNNLVIGDTVLIDDCTPALREDLGAYGYRVRTVPMSEFKKSGGSLRCLVLSFM
- a CDS encoding carbamoyltransferase C-terminal domain-containing protein, with amino-acid sequence MKVLGVNAVYHETSAALVVDGEVVAAVEEERFNRRKHGAEARVDNADELPLESIRYCLGAAGVTAAELDAVCYSFDPAARRRRNQLDPYAVPGSWGSLDGEAAFLAGLGRVERALSDALGEPVGDRLRWVPHHLAHAASSYYASPFDEAAILVADGIGEYDSTLLAYGSGGRITPVRTFSFPDSLGFLWERLSAFLGFSEYDACKVMGLAGYGDPRRYEDLMAKIVRVEPGAFAVDDNITQFRQPVSEELARLFGPLPSRIGRVHEDVAAALQHATNEIVLSLARSLYDARPTRGLCLAGGVALNCTANWVLKENGPHEEVYVPSAPHDAGTAVGAALHEYHRVRPRDAVRVRAGASPYTGPEFGDAEVLAAVERHGLTAARLDDAPAEAARRIAAGEVVGWFQGRMEFGPRALGNRSLLADPRDPYMRDKLNVKVKHREPFRPFAPSVLAERAAEWLELGRPSDSYEYMLYACPVREEVADRIPAVLHVDGTARVQLVTAGSNARYHALISAFHALTGVPVVLNTSFNDSEPIVCTPDDAIATFLKTDIDALFLGDHLVTKR